The following coding sequences are from one Nonlabens arenilitoris window:
- a CDS encoding glycoside hydrolase family 16 protein, with protein sequence MKLNKNHTMYKLSVLSIAVSFILLGNSCSTDEKQTVTTLKNLVLSDEFDVDGAPDPTLWGFDIGNGADQGIPGWGNNELQYYTDRTENVSVENGMLKITALQENFQGAGFTSARMLTKGKYQRKFGRFEARIKLPWGQGIWPAFWMLGDDANGAQTWPQIGEIDIMEYRGQDPTIVLGSVHGPGYSGGSAVTKSYDLVNDRFDTDFHIFGIEWGPDYINYYVDDVLYNQITPDDVNGEWVFNDNDFYIIMNLAVGGSFVGAPNQQTVFPQTMYVDYIRIYE encoded by the coding sequence ATGAAATTAAATAAAAATCACACCATGTATAAATTATCTGTTCTATCCATAGCTGTAAGTTTTATACTATTAGGTAATAGCTGTTCTACAGATGAAAAGCAAACTGTAACTACGTTAAAAAACTTAGTCCTTTCAGATGAGTTTGATGTAGATGGAGCTCCAGACCCAACTTTATGGGGATTTGATATCGGTAATGGTGCAGACCAAGGTATACCAGGATGGGGAAATAACGAATTACAATATTATACCGATCGTACAGAAAACGTAAGCGTTGAAAATGGTATGCTAAAAATAACAGCCCTTCAAGAAAATTTTCAAGGTGCTGGATTTACATCTGCTAGAATGTTAACCAAAGGAAAGTATCAAAGAAAATTTGGTCGTTTTGAAGCTAGAATTAAACTACCATGGGGACAAGGTATCTGGCCTGCCTTTTGGATGTTAGGTGATGATGCAAACGGGGCGCAAACATGGCCTCAAATTGGGGAAATTGATATCATGGAATACCGTGGTCAGGATCCTACAATTGTATTGGGTAGTGTACATGGACCAGGCTATTCTGGTGGTAGTGCGGTTACTAAATCCTATGACCTCGTAAATGATCGATTTGATACAGACTTTCACATTTTCGGAATAGAATGGGGACCAGATTACATTAATTATTATGTCGATGATGTGCTGTACAATCAGATTACTCCAGATGATGTGAATGGAGAATGGGTTTTTAATGATAACGACTTCTACATTATTATGAATCTTGCAGTAGGTGGTTCTTTTGTAGGTGCCCCAAATCAACAAACCGTTTTTCCTCAAACTATGTACGTGGATTATATACGCATCTACGAGTAA
- a CDS encoding glycosyl hydrolase family 16: MKNSNINFLKVSFLLAVFLLTVSCERDLSDDVVAATFPKTGEIFIDTPIGLGSDFYFPYADSKFTAFSVDNSEGYQSAASIRIDVPNDNDPEGAYAGGIFRIDGAGRDLTEYDALTFWAKASQGVMIGEIGFGEDFLENRFVATRTNVSIGTNWTKYIVPIPDPSKLTQERGMLRYAAGTQGTGGSGYTLWIDELKFEKLGTIAQPRPSIVNGQDVIVSSFTGVTTPVTDLIQTFNVASAGDISVVAAPAYFEFNSSDTNVATVDATGIISVITSGSSEITASLGGNDAAGSITINSLGNFILAPTPTRSPANVISIFSDTYTNVPVDFYNGFWEPFQTTLSADFVVNGDNILNYTNFNFVGNQFANPTVDATEKSNLHLNMYIPGSVPAGLDFLISIVDFGPDQVDGGGDDTRQQVFFNSSDFTADTWATLEIPITLTQRNNIGLIIYETVNFSVLPNFYLDNIYFYGEPTSPTTAAAIPSDAASNVISIYSDAYTDVAVDTFRTPWSSTPTVLTDEVVAGDNIKKYTSLGFAGIETISSTVDASAMTHLRIDTWSANYSSFAIKLVDLGADNTIGTPDDSEHEITISNPATGQWVSHDIPLTDFTGLLNTSNIGQYIIVAQPFESADVYIDNLYFRN, translated from the coding sequence ATGAAAAATTCAAACATTAATTTTTTAAAAGTTTCTTTTTTACTAGCGGTATTCTTATTAACCGTTAGTTGTGAAAGAGATTTGTCAGACGATGTTGTTGCTGCAACATTTCCTAAAACAGGAGAAATTTTTATCGATACACCGATTGGATTGGGAAGTGATTTTTATTTCCCATATGCAGATTCAAAGTTTACCGCTTTTTCTGTTGACAACTCTGAAGGATATCAAAGTGCCGCATCTATAAGAATAGATGTACCTAACGATAATGATCCGGAAGGTGCTTATGCAGGTGGTATTTTTAGAATAGATGGTGCTGGACGCGATTTAACAGAATACGACGCTTTAACATTCTGGGCAAAAGCATCGCAAGGTGTTATGATTGGTGAAATAGGTTTTGGAGAGGATTTTTTAGAAAATAGATTTGTTGCAACTAGAACTAATGTGAGTATTGGAACTAATTGGACTAAATATATCGTACCTATTCCAGATCCTTCAAAATTAACTCAAGAACGTGGTATGTTAAGATATGCTGCAGGAACTCAGGGAACTGGTGGTTCTGGATATACCTTATGGATTGATGAACTTAAATTTGAAAAGTTAGGTACTATAGCTCAACCTAGGCCTTCCATTGTAAACGGACAAGACGTTATTGTAAGCTCTTTTACTGGCGTAACAACTCCTGTAACCGATTTAATACAAACGTTCAATGTAGCTTCTGCTGGCGATATATCAGTAGTGGCAGCACCTGCTTATTTTGAGTTCAACTCTTCAGATACTAATGTTGCTACCGTTGATGCTACTGGTATTATAAGTGTAATCACATCAGGTTCTAGTGAGATTACAGCTTCTCTAGGTGGTAATGATGCGGCTGGTTCCATAACAATTAATTCCTTAGGTAATTTTATTCTAGCACCTACACCTACAAGAAGCCCTGCTAATGTGATTTCAATTTTTAGCGATACTTATACTAATGTTCCTGTAGATTTTTATAATGGCTTTTGGGAACCATTTCAAACTACTTTATCGGCTGATTTTGTAGTTAATGGTGATAACATTTTAAACTATACAAACTTCAATTTTGTGGGGAATCAATTTGCAAACCCAACAGTTGATGCTACTGAAAAGTCCAACTTACATTTAAATATGTACATACCAGGTAGTGTTCCAGCAGGTCTCGATTTCTTAATATCTATAGTTGATTTTGGTCCTGATCAGGTTGATGGTGGTGGAGATGATACACGCCAACAAGTATTTTTTAATAGCTCTGATTTTACTGCAGATACTTGGGCAACACTTGAAATTCCAATTACTCTTACTCAAAGAAATAACATCGGACTTATTATATACGAGACCGTTAATTTTTCTGTGCTACCTAACTTTTATTTGGATAACATCTATTTCTATGGAGAACCTACATCACCTACCACTGCGGCGGCAATTCCATCAGATGCCGCATCTAATGTGATTTCAATCTACAGTGATGCCTATACAGATGTAGCCGTGGACACGTTTAGAACGCCATGGTCATCAACACCTACGGTACTCACTGATGAAGTAGTTGCAGGTGATAATATAAAGAAATATACTTCATTAGGATTTGCTGGTATTGAAACTATTTCAAGTACGGTAGACGCCAGTGCCATGACACATTTAAGAATAGACACTTGGTCTGCAAACTATTCTTCCTTTGCTATTAAATTGGTTGACTTAGGAGCAGATAATACGATAGGTACACCAGATGATTCTGAACATGAGATTACCATTTCTAATCCAGCAACAGGACAATGGGTAAGCCATGATATACCACTGACAGATTTTACCGGATTGTTAAATACTTCAAATATAGGTCAGTATATAATAGTTGCTCAGCCTTTTGAAAGTGCAGATGTTTATATCGATAATTTATACTTCCGTAATTAA
- a CDS encoding glycoside hydrolase family 2 TIM barrel-domain containing protein has product MKNICLSIMWLFCGLVAFAQNPQISLKYNEAGHVLLVDNEPFIINGMNWDYFPIGTNFNYSLWNQSDDVIKAALDAEMGLLQNMGVNTIRQYTGVPPKWITYIYDNYGIYTMLNHSFGRYGLNVNGSWVANTEYGDDATRKLLLQEATDMVSSYKDTRGILIFLLGNENNYGLFWDGAETEDIPVEDRKSTKRARAMYQIFNEAVVKMKSIDSNHPMAICNGDLLFIDIIAEECKDIDILGTNMYRGKTFTDAFKTVKEKLNKPLMFTEFGADAFNVIENQEDQKSQAYYMLNNWKDIYKNVAGMESNGNAIGGFTFQFSDGWWKFGQTKNLDVHDNNASWSNGGYDLDLVPGENNMNEEWFGICAKGPTNPRGLYTLYPRAAYYTLKEVHKLDPYGSNIDLNFVDNYFKNINLMDAVLRARGDKAAMSGGGNSEKIRISNLSAKFTTFSTGGSLITTPEVADPNSDAVPDEQGFDHMQSYFIGVEGNPAANMRAEVNVNILGNVAENPINEIFYENRGRQITVDSQDGAIDLIDQNRVQIYNASYEWNAKDFDARGFYRTGHYHWGYEGDFFGLYPEANYGPNLDIYNGETLGMEVDGKRALKGFKAAFGPQLWWGANPAILLKYSRQVGKYNITGIYHEDLDNLGGAVSSIAIPQPKTRRVTFHAARKFGDIGLEVGGIWGGSPLNGREFQVAEGTSGNYTVLTDKIQDSDNFGGKIKMTYQSGRVNAYAQAGAFGLVASNGGDYTQTFTGWRLKESGGGNQTNILAGFTYSVGDFQIAPNFLWQKPIVGPMPNDVGAPGRLRNIIQDPFSVRSNRETTAGEILLSYDPTPATWMYEWDNDRSEDAKFAMNIGFVYRKHPTAQDAAIGFSDTRDFLIFPNSAPAEDLWEAHSRVVSKLTPELGLIANMYYGTAQANGSDERLIKRGGGDVRFIYKKVKVTGAVKVNDWGPFDYHRDFNLTYPLQMSLDISTTLGKPDWFILPDTRIGIMGTWRSLNEFSPRYSPNQAEPFANQPIISPVGFPNGSEWEIRTYVHINIGK; this is encoded by the coding sequence ATGAAGAATATCTGTTTAAGTATAATGTGGCTGTTTTGTGGATTAGTTGCGTTTGCTCAGAACCCACAAATTTCATTAAAATATAATGAAGCCGGTCATGTACTTTTAGTAGACAATGAACCCTTTATCATTAACGGTATGAACTGGGACTACTTCCCAATAGGTACCAATTTTAATTATAGTCTTTGGAATCAATCAGATGATGTTATTAAAGCGGCATTAGATGCTGAGATGGGATTACTTCAAAATATGGGTGTTAATACCATTAGGCAATATACTGGTGTGCCTCCTAAATGGATAACATATATATATGATAATTATGGTATCTATACTATGTTAAATCATTCTTTTGGTAGATATGGTTTGAATGTCAATGGATCTTGGGTTGCAAATACTGAGTATGGTGATGATGCAACTAGAAAATTATTACTTCAAGAAGCTACTGATATGGTTTCTTCTTATAAAGACACACGAGGAATCTTAATTTTTCTATTAGGAAATGAAAATAACTATGGATTATTTTGGGATGGTGCAGAAACAGAAGATATACCAGTTGAAGACAGGAAGTCTACAAAGCGAGCTAGGGCAATGTATCAAATATTTAATGAAGCAGTAGTTAAGATGAAGTCTATAGATAGCAATCACCCGATGGCAATTTGTAATGGTGATTTATTATTTATCGACATCATTGCTGAAGAATGTAAAGACATCGATATCCTTGGAACCAACATGTATAGAGGTAAAACTTTTACTGATGCTTTTAAAACGGTTAAAGAGAAACTCAATAAACCCTTAATGTTTACCGAGTTTGGTGCAGATGCTTTCAATGTGATTGAAAATCAGGAAGACCAAAAATCTCAAGCTTATTACATGTTGAATAACTGGAAAGATATTTATAAAAATGTCGCTGGCATGGAATCGAACGGTAATGCTATAGGAGGATTCACATTCCAATTTAGTGACGGATGGTGGAAGTTTGGACAGACTAAGAATCTTGATGTACACGACAATAATGCATCGTGGTCAAACGGAGGATATGATCTTGATCTAGTGCCTGGAGAGAATAATATGAATGAGGAATGGTTTGGTATTTGCGCTAAAGGACCTACAAATCCTCGTGGACTTTACACATTATATCCTCGAGCAGCTTACTACACGCTTAAAGAGGTGCATAAGTTAGATCCTTACGGGTCTAATATTGATTTGAATTTTGTAGATAACTATTTTAAGAATATTAATCTAATGGACGCCGTACTAAGAGCGCGCGGTGATAAAGCCGCAATGAGCGGTGGTGGTAACAGTGAAAAAATACGTATAAGTAATTTAAGTGCAAAATTTACAACGTTTAGTACGGGTGGTTCTTTGATTACAACACCAGAAGTAGCTGACCCGAATTCTGATGCTGTTCCTGATGAACAAGGTTTTGATCACATGCAGTCCTATTTTATTGGAGTTGAAGGAAATCCTGCTGCAAATATGAGAGCAGAGGTTAATGTCAATATATTAGGTAATGTTGCTGAGAATCCTATTAATGAAATCTTTTATGAGAATAGAGGCAGACAAATAACTGTTGACTCGCAAGATGGTGCAATTGACCTTATTGATCAAAATAGAGTTCAAATTTATAATGCAAGTTATGAATGGAATGCAAAAGATTTTGATGCAAGAGGTTTTTATAGAACAGGACATTATCATTGGGGTTATGAAGGAGACTTTTTCGGGCTTTATCCAGAGGCAAATTATGGACCTAATTTAGATATATACAATGGAGAGACTCTTGGGATGGAAGTGGATGGAAAAAGAGCACTTAAAGGTTTTAAAGCAGCTTTTGGTCCTCAACTTTGGTGGGGTGCAAATCCTGCTATACTTTTAAAATATAGTCGTCAAGTTGGTAAATATAATATAACAGGTATCTACCACGAGGATCTTGATAATTTAGGTGGAGCAGTAAGTTCTATCGCTATTCCACAGCCTAAGACGAGAAGAGTAACGTTTCATGCCGCTCGTAAATTTGGAGATATTGGTCTAGAAGTAGGTGGTATTTGGGGTGGATCACCGCTTAATGGACGAGAGTTTCAAGTAGCTGAAGGTACATCTGGGAATTATACGGTATTAACTGACAAGATTCAAGATTCTGATAATTTTGGTGGTAAGATCAAAATGACTTACCAAAGTGGTAGAGTGAATGCATATGCACAAGCTGGAGCATTTGGCTTAGTTGCTAGTAACGGAGGTGATTATACACAAACGTTTACCGGATGGAGATTAAAAGAATCTGGAGGAGGAAATCAGACTAACATCTTAGCTGGTTTCACTTACTCTGTTGGTGACTTCCAAATAGCACCTAACTTTTTATGGCAAAAACCAATAGTAGGTCCTATGCCTAACGATGTTGGAGCTCCTGGAAGACTTAGAAATATAATTCAAGATCCTTTTTCTGTAAGAAGCAACAGAGAAACTACAGCAGGTGAAATCTTATTGAGTTATGACCCAACTCCAGCAACATGGATGTATGAATGGGATAATGATAGGTCTGAAGATGCAAAATTTGCTATGAATATCGGTTTTGTTTATCGCAAGCATCCAACAGCGCAAGATGCAGCCATTGGATTTTCTGACACACGAGATTTCTTGATTTTTCCTAACTCTGCACCTGCAGAAGATTTGTGGGAAGCACATTCAAGAGTTGTCTCTAAGTTAACACCAGAATTAGGTTTAATTGCAAACATGTATTACGGTACCGCGCAAGCAAATGGTAGTGATGAAAGATTAATTAAACGTGGTGGTGGTGATGTTAGGTTCATTTATAAAAAAGTAAAAGTTACAGGAGCAGTAAAAGTTAATGATTGGGGTCCTTTTGATTATCATAGAGATTTTAATCTTACTTATCCGTTGCAAATGTCTTTAGATATCTCTACAACTCTTGGTAAGCCAGATTGGTTTATCCTGCCAGATACCAGAATTGGTATCATGGGAACTTGGAGATCTCTTAATGAATTTTCACCTAGATATAGCCCTAATCAAGCAGAACCTTTTGCTAATCAACCAATCATAAGCCCAGTTGGATTCCCTAATGGATCTGAATGGGAAATAAGAACCTATGTTCATATTAATATAGGTAAATAA
- a CDS encoding triple tyrosine motif-containing protein, which translates to MNYSAPSYSSLNTVMYQYRVLELNESWSNWVKDTSVELKNLSYGDYTFEVRSRVNETISSNIDNYSFTIARPYYLTNLAIAIYIVLLILLVIALNGFYIWYFKRQKERALLKQQKELELKNLTNEKNLIELRNAKLRSDIEHRNKELAISTMAMIKKNETLNELKEELNNLPKTVESKSLKKMLDKNLNSKQDWLTFEEAFNNADKDFFKKIKELHPSLTSGDLRLCVYLRLNLSSKEIAPLLNISPRSVEIKRYRLRKKLDLSREDSLTSYIVEI; encoded by the coding sequence ATTAATTATAGTGCACCATCTTATAGTTCTTTAAATACTGTCATGTATCAATATAGAGTATTAGAACTGAATGAATCATGGAGTAATTGGGTTAAGGATACCTCTGTAGAATTAAAAAACTTATCATATGGTGATTATACTTTTGAAGTTAGGTCTAGGGTAAATGAAACAATTTCTTCAAACATTGATAACTATTCATTTACGATAGCAAGACCTTATTACTTGACAAATCTTGCAATTGCAATTTATATAGTTTTATTGATTTTATTAGTCATAGCCTTAAATGGATTTTACATTTGGTATTTTAAAAGACAAAAAGAAAGAGCTCTTCTCAAACAACAAAAAGAACTGGAATTAAAAAACCTTACTAATGAGAAGAATTTAATAGAATTGCGTAATGCAAAATTACGTAGTGACATTGAGCATAGAAATAAAGAACTGGCCATTTCTACAATGGCAATGATAAAAAAGAACGAAACCCTTAATGAGTTAAAGGAAGAATTAAATAATCTTCCCAAAACTGTAGAGTCAAAGTCTTTAAAAAAGATGCTCGATAAGAACCTAAATAGTAAACAAGATTGGCTAACCTTTGAAGAAGCTTTTAATAACGCTGATAAAGATTTTTTCAAAAAAATAAAGGAATTGCATCCGTCGTTGACTTCTGGAGATTTAAGACTTTGTGTTTATCTTAGATTAAATCTATCATCTAAAGAAATTGCTCCTTTATTAAATATTTCTCCTCGAAGTGTTGAGATAAAGCGATATCGTTTGCGTAAAAAACTAGATTTGTCTCGTGAAGATAGTCTTACTAGTTATATTGTTGAGATATAA